The Mycolicibacterium cosmeticum sequence TGGGGTCGCAGATCCTGCTCGACTCGGTGGCGGCCATCGTGATCGGCGGCACCGCGTTGTCCGGCGGCGTGGGCGGTGTCGGCCGGACCGTGTTGGGAGTGCTGATCCTGACGGTGCTGTCCAACGGACTGAACCAGATCGGCGCGGCCGACTACACCCAGACCATCATCAAGGGCCTGGTGATCATCGTGGCCGCCGTGTTCACCATGGCGTCGCAGCGCAAGCTGATCGTCAAATAGCGTGGCGGGGTCGCCGGTCGAGGATCGCCGGCGAGACTGAAGTCAGGGACGCGATAGCCGCGGAATCGGTCCCAGGATTCAGTCTCGACGGGACCGAAGGGGGAGAATCACGGTATGCCCCGAACCTATGCCACCGCCGACACCGTCAGCCTCGAGCAATTGCTGGAGTTCGTCCGTCCACGTCATCGGATGGTGTTGACCACCTTCCGGGCGGACGGCTCGCTGCAGAGTTCCCCGGTCACCGGCGGGGTGGACGACCAGGGCCGCATCGTGATCGCCAGTTACCCGCAGCGTGCCAAGTCGGTGAACATCGGCAGGACCCCGCGGGCCAGCGTCACGGTGCTGTCCGACGAGTTCAACGGCCCCTACGTCCAGGTCGACGGTGACGCCGAGCGCATCGACCTGCCCGATGCGGTCGAGCCGCTGGTCGACTACTTCCGGGCGGTCGCCGGTGAGCATCCGGACTGGGACGAGTATCGGCAGGCCATGGTGGATCAACGAAAGTGCCTGCTGCGCATCACTCCACGCCGGTGGGGCCCGGTGGCCACCGGTGGGTTCCCGCCGCCCGGCGACTAGGCCGTGGATGTCGCCTCGAAGAACCCCAGTTCCAGCCGCATGGCGCGGCGGTAGGTGTCGTGCAACGCCGGCGTGTCGATGTCCTGCTGGTCCAGCAGTGTCTCCAGCTGCGCCGCCAGCGCCTCGAATCCCGGATCGGCATAGGTCTGCACCCAGTCGGTGTACGGTCCGGCGTCGCCGCCCACCAACGACTGACCCAGCCACGCGTAGAGCCGCATGCACGGCGTCATCGCGGCGTACACCGCGGCGGCGTCCTGGGTGGACGCGGTGGCCAGCAGGAAATCGGTGTAGGCCAGGGTTGCCGGCCACGGTGTCACCCCGGCCATGTCGATACCCCACGAGTCGGCGTAGGACGCATGCAGGCGGAGTTCGTCGCGGACCCCGGCGAGCAGGTCCGCCAGCGTCAGTAAGGTGGTGGTGTCGGCGCTGCGCGCGAGCGCCAAAGCGTAAGCCCGCGCGAAGGATTCGAGAAAGAATGCGTCCTGGGCGACGTACCCGGCGAACAGCTCCCGCCGCAGTGACCCGTCGCCGATACCCTGCACGAACGGGTGCGCCAGGGTCTGGGCCGCGAGGTCGTCGTTCTCCGACCACAGCCGGGCGGACAGTGTCATGCGCCCGCCATCTCCCAGAAGTCCACCTCGTGGGAGAGCACCTCGTCCACCAGTGCGTCGTTGTCCCCGGGATTAGCCAGCGCGCCGAGGGCGTCGACGTAGGACGCGAATTCCGGTGTGCTCCAATGCTCGACGAACTCGCGGAAGCGTGAGCTTTCCGAGTGTGCATGTTGCCAGGCCAGCAAGTACACCCGCTCCAGCGCCCACAACGCGGTGATGGCCGCGTCGAACGGTTCGGCGTCGAGCACCCGCAGCAGTTCCCGGTAGGCCAGGGTGGCCGGCAGCGCTTTGCCGTGCAGCTCGATGCCGCGCCGAGCGGCCTGCTCCTCGAACCAGTCCAGCTCGGCGACCAATGCCCCGCAGCCGGAGACGAGGACCGCCTGGGCGGCCCGCGGCGAGCGGGCCAGCAGCCGCGCCTGGAACTTCAGCAGGTCGGCGACGAAGATGGCGTCCTGCACCAGCCAGCGGTCGAAGGCCT is a genomic window containing:
- a CDS encoding PPOX class F420-dependent oxidoreductase, which codes for MPRTYATADTVSLEQLLEFVRPRHRMVLTTFRADGSLQSSPVTGGVDDQGRIVIASYPQRAKSVNIGRTPRASVTVLSDEFNGPYVQVDGDAERIDLPDAVEPLVDYFRAVAGEHPDWDEYRQAMVDQRKCLLRITPRRWGPVATGGFPPPGD
- a CDS encoding thiaminase II/PqqC family protein — its product is MSDELWTSATRHPFLNAVRDGTITDEAFDRWLVQDAIFVADLLKFQARLLARSPRAAQAVLVSGCGALVAELDWFEEQAARRGIELHGKALPATLAYRELLRVLDAEPFDAAITALWALERVYLLAWQHAHSESSRFREFVEHWSTPEFASYVDALGALANPGDNDALVDEVLSHEVDFWEMAGA
- a CDS encoding TenA family protein — translated: MTLSARLWSENDDLAAQTLAHPFVQGIGDGSLRRELFAGYVAQDAFFLESFARAYALALARSADTTTLLTLADLLAGVRDELRLHASYADSWGIDMAGVTPWPATLAYTDFLLATASTQDAAAVYAAMTPCMRLYAWLGQSLVGGDAGPYTDWVQTYADPGFEALAAQLETLLDQQDIDTPALHDTYRRAMRLELGFFEATSTA